Proteins from a genomic interval of Xanthomonas sp. AM6:
- the aroC gene encoding chorismate synthase produces MSANSFGTLLTVTTFGESHGPAIGCVVDGCPPGLELDASEFAHDLQRRATGKSRHTSARREADAIEILSGVYEGRTTGTPIGLLIRNTDQRSKDYTDIARQFRPGHADYSYWQKYGIRDPRGGGRSSARETTMRVAAGVIAKKWLAQRYGVRVRGYLSQLGPLLPQGFDWDAVEDNPFFWPHAAQVPELERYMDALRKSGDSIGAKVTVVADGVPPGWGEPIYGKLDGELAAALMSINAVKGVEIGDGFAAVAQKGTEHRDLIAPDGFQSNHAGGVLGGIATGQPVVASLAFKPTSSLRLPGATVDVDGQAVDVITTGRHDPCVGIRATPIAEAMMALVLMDQALRHRAQCGDVGSVTPRIPGGGDG; encoded by the coding sequence ATGAGCGCGAACAGCTTCGGCACCCTGCTGACCGTCACCACCTTCGGCGAATCGCACGGGCCGGCGATCGGCTGCGTGGTCGACGGCTGCCCGCCGGGGCTGGAACTGGACGCCAGCGAGTTCGCCCACGACCTGCAGCGTCGCGCCACCGGCAAGAGCCGCCACACCTCGGCGCGGCGCGAGGCCGACGCCATCGAGATCCTGTCCGGCGTCTACGAAGGCCGCACCACCGGCACCCCGATCGGCCTGCTGATCCGCAACACCGACCAGCGCAGCAAGGACTACACCGACATCGCCCGCCAGTTCCGCCCGGGCCATGCCGACTACAGCTACTGGCAGAAGTACGGCATCCGCGACCCGCGCGGCGGCGGCCGTTCCTCGGCGCGCGAGACCACCATGCGCGTGGCCGCCGGCGTGATCGCCAAGAAGTGGCTGGCGCAGCGCTACGGCGTGCGCGTGCGCGGCTACCTGTCCCAGCTCGGGCCGCTGCTGCCGCAGGGCTTCGACTGGGACGCGGTGGAGGACAACCCGTTCTTCTGGCCGCACGCGGCGCAGGTGCCGGAACTGGAACGCTACATGGACGCGCTGCGCAAGTCCGGCGATTCGATCGGCGCCAAGGTGACCGTGGTCGCCGACGGCGTGCCGCCGGGCTGGGGCGAGCCGATCTACGGCAAGCTCGACGGCGAACTGGCCGCGGCGCTGATGAGCATCAACGCGGTCAAGGGCGTGGAGATCGGCGACGGCTTCGCCGCGGTCGCCCAGAAGGGCACCGAGCACCGCGACCTGATCGCGCCGGACGGCTTCCAGTCCAACCACGCCGGCGGCGTGCTCGGCGGCATCGCCACCGGCCAGCCGGTCGTCGCCTCGCTGGCGTTCAAGCCCACCTCCAGCCTGCGCCTGCCCGGCGCCACTGTGGACGTGGACGGGCAGGCGGTGGACGTGATCACCACCGGCCGCCACGATCCGTGCGTGGGCATCCGCGCCACCCCGATCGCCGAGGCGATGATGGCGCTGGTGCTGATGGACCAGGCGCTGCGCCACCGCGCGCAGTGCGGCGACGTCGGCAGCGTGACCCCGCGCATTCCCGGCGGTGGCGATGGCTGA
- a CDS encoding aspartate-semialdehyde dehydrogenase, which translates to MSNEPRRFNVAVVGATGAVGETMLAILAERDFPIATLYPLASERSAGGQVEFKGQKVTVLDLATFDPTGVDIALFSAGGGISKEYAPKFAAAGAVVIDNSSAFRYDDDVPLVVSEVNPDALKQRPRGIIANPNCSTMQMLVALAPLHREYNIERINVATYQSVSGGGRSALEELGKQTGQLLNFQEIDPQRFPVQIAFNLIPQIDDFLENGFTKEEMKLVWETRKILGDDSIQVNPTAVRVPVFYGHSEAVAIETTRKVSAEQARALLSAAPGVEVVDERKPGGYPTPVTHASGNDAVYVGRIREDISHPRGLNLWIVSDNIRKGAALNAVQLAELVAQEG; encoded by the coding sequence ATGAGCAACGAACCCCGTCGTTTCAACGTCGCCGTCGTCGGCGCCACCGGTGCCGTCGGCGAAACCATGCTGGCCATCCTCGCCGAACGCGATTTCCCCATCGCCACCCTGTACCCGCTGGCCTCCGAGCGCTCGGCCGGCGGGCAGGTCGAGTTCAAGGGCCAGAAGGTCACCGTGCTCGACCTGGCCACCTTCGACCCGACCGGCGTGGACATCGCGCTGTTCTCCGCCGGCGGCGGTATCTCCAAGGAATACGCGCCGAAGTTCGCCGCCGCCGGCGCGGTGGTGATCGACAATTCCTCCGCGTTCCGCTACGACGACGACGTGCCGCTGGTGGTGTCGGAAGTGAACCCGGACGCGCTGAAGCAGCGTCCGCGCGGCATCATCGCCAATCCCAACTGCTCGACCATGCAGATGCTGGTGGCGCTGGCGCCCCTGCACCGCGAATACAACATCGAGCGCATCAACGTGGCCACCTACCAGTCGGTGTCCGGCGGCGGGCGGTCGGCGCTGGAAGAATTGGGCAAGCAGACCGGCCAGCTGCTCAACTTCCAGGAGATCGACCCGCAGCGCTTCCCGGTGCAGATCGCCTTCAACCTGATCCCGCAGATCGACGATTTCCTCGAGAACGGCTTCACCAAGGAAGAGATGAAGCTGGTCTGGGAGACGCGCAAGATCCTCGGCGACGACAGCATCCAGGTGAACCCGACCGCGGTGCGCGTGCCGGTGTTCTACGGCCACTCCGAGGCGGTGGCGATCGAGACCACGCGCAAGGTCAGCGCCGAACAGGCGCGCGCGCTGCTGTCCGCCGCGCCCGGCGTGGAAGTGGTGGACGAGCGCAAGCCCGGCGGCTACCCGACCCCGGTCACCCACGCCTCCGGCAACGACGCGGTCTACGTCGGCCGCATCCGCGAGGACATCTCGCATCCGCGCGGCCTCAACCTGTGGATCGTCTCCGACAACATCCGCAAGGGCGCCGCGCTCAATGCGGTGCAGCTGGCCGAACTGGTCGCCCAGGAAGGCTGA
- the accD gene encoding acetyl-CoA carboxylase, carboxyltransferase subunit beta → MSWLSKLMPSGIRTDSTPSKKRSVPEGLWEKCPNCSAVLYRPELEENLEVCPKCGHHMAIRARARLAALFDPDTAPTEIGARLGPTDALKFKDQKKYGERIKASQKSTGEYDALIAMQGLLKAQPLVAASFDFAFMGGSMGSVVGERFALAAETALQIGAPFVCFSASGGARMQEGLFSLMQMAKTSAALGRLREAGLPYVSVLTHPTTGGVSASFAMLGDINIAEPHALIGFAGPRVIEQTVRETLPEGFQRSEFLLEHGAIDQICDRRELRDRLSELLAMMMRQPAPAKSEVVA, encoded by the coding sequence ATGAGTTGGCTCAGCAAATTGATGCCCTCCGGCATCCGCACCGATAGCACGCCCAGCAAGAAGCGCAGCGTTCCCGAAGGCCTGTGGGAGAAGTGCCCCAACTGCAGCGCCGTGCTGTACCGGCCGGAACTGGAGGAGAACCTGGAGGTGTGCCCGAAGTGCGGCCACCACATGGCGATCCGCGCGCGCGCGCGCCTGGCCGCGCTGTTCGACCCGGACACTGCGCCGACCGAGATCGGCGCGCGCCTGGGCCCGACCGACGCGCTGAAGTTCAAGGACCAGAAGAAATACGGCGAGCGCATCAAGGCCTCGCAGAAGAGCACCGGCGAATACGACGCGCTGATCGCGATGCAGGGCCTGCTCAAGGCGCAGCCGCTGGTCGCCGCCTCGTTCGACTTCGCCTTCATGGGCGGCTCGATGGGCTCGGTGGTCGGCGAACGCTTCGCGCTGGCCGCCGAAACCGCGCTGCAGATCGGCGCGCCGTTCGTGTGCTTCTCCGCCAGCGGCGGCGCGCGCATGCAGGAAGGCCTGTTCTCGCTGATGCAGATGGCCAAGACCTCGGCCGCGCTCGGGCGCCTGCGCGAGGCCGGCCTGCCGTACGTGTCGGTGCTGACCCATCCGACCACCGGCGGCGTCTCGGCCAGCTTCGCCATGCTCGGCGACATCAACATCGCCGAGCCGCACGCGCTGATCGGCTTCGCCGGCCCGCGGGTGATCGAGCAGACCGTGCGCGAGACCCTGCCGGAAGGCTTCCAGCGCTCGGAGTTCCTGCTCGAGCACGGCGCCATCGACCAGATCTGCGACCGCCGCGAACTGCGCGACCGCCTGTCCGAACTGCTGGCGATGATGATGCGGCAGCCGGCGCCGGCGAAGAGCGAGGTGGTGGCGTGA
- the trpB gene encoding tryptophan synthase subunit beta, with the protein MSSVPISDFHAYPDASGHFGRYGGRFVAETLIGPLQELAAAYDAARQDPAFIAEYDKDLKHYVGRPSPIYHAERLSREVGGAQILLKREDLNHTGAHKINNTIGQALLASRMGKTRIIAETGAGQHGVASATVAARLGLECVVYMGATDIERQKINVYRMKLLGATVVPVTSGSATLKDALNEAMRDWVTNVRDTFYIIGTVAGPDPYPRMVRDFNAIVGREARVQMLEDYGRLPDAISACVGGGSNAIGLFHAFLNDPGVKIYGAEAAGDGIASGRHAASIAAGRPGVLHGNRTYVICDDDGQITETHSVSAGLDYPGVGPEHAFLSDSGRAVYQGITDDEALAAFHLLAHTEGILAALESSHAVAQSIKLARDLPRDALVLCNLSGRGDKDVHTIAAREGVQV; encoded by the coding sequence ATGTCCTCCGTCCCCATCAGCGACTTCCACGCCTATCCCGACGCCAGCGGCCATTTCGGCCGCTACGGCGGCCGCTTCGTCGCCGAGACCCTGATCGGGCCGCTGCAGGAACTGGCGGCGGCCTACGACGCCGCGCGCCAGGACCCGGCCTTCATCGCCGAGTACGACAAGGACCTGAAGCACTACGTCGGCCGGCCCAGCCCGATCTACCACGCCGAGCGGCTCAGCCGCGAGGTCGGCGGCGCGCAGATCCTGCTCAAGCGCGAGGACCTGAACCACACCGGCGCGCACAAGATCAACAACACCATCGGCCAGGCGCTTCTGGCCAGCCGCATGGGCAAGACCCGCATCATCGCCGAGACCGGCGCCGGCCAGCACGGCGTGGCCAGCGCCACGGTGGCCGCGCGGCTGGGCCTGGAGTGCGTGGTGTACATGGGCGCCACCGACATCGAGCGGCAGAAGATCAACGTCTACCGGATGAAGCTGCTCGGCGCCACGGTGGTGCCGGTGACCTCGGGCTCGGCCACGCTCAAGGACGCGCTGAACGAGGCGATGCGCGACTGGGTGACCAACGTGCGCGACACCTTCTACATCATCGGCACCGTCGCCGGCCCGGATCCGTATCCGCGCATGGTGCGCGACTTCAACGCCATCGTCGGCCGCGAGGCGCGCGTGCAGATGCTCGAGGACTACGGCCGCCTGCCGGACGCGATCAGCGCCTGCGTCGGCGGCGGCAGCAACGCGATCGGCCTGTTCCATGCCTTCCTCAACGATCCGGGGGTGAAGATCTACGGCGCCGAAGCCGCCGGCGACGGCATCGCCAGCGGCCGCCACGCCGCCTCGATCGCCGCCGGCCGTCCCGGCGTGCTGCACGGCAACCGCACCTACGTGATCTGCGACGACGACGGCCAGATCACCGAGACCCATTCGGTCTCCGCCGGCCTGGACTACCCCGGCGTCGGTCCCGAGCACGCGTTCCTGTCCGACAGCGGCCGCGCGGTCTACCAGGGCATCACCGACGACGAGGCGCTGGCCGCGTTCCACCTGCTGGCGCACACCGAAGGCATCCTGGCCGCGCTGGAATCCAGCCACGCGGTGGCGCAGTCGATCAAGCTGGCGCGCGACCTGCCCAGGGACGCGCTGGTGCTGTGCAACCTGTCCGGTCGCGGCGACAAGGACGTGCACACCATCGCCGCGCGCGAAGGCGTGCAGGTCTGA
- a CDS encoding LysR family transcriptional regulator, translating into MSSLRRLPSLNALRAFEAAARLRSVGGAAAELHVTHGAVSRQIRLLEEELGLALLQREGRGIRPTAAGERLREAAGGAFGQLQDAVAELRRPARASALVLGCPGSILARWMIPRLQALQRDLPDLTLHLSAHEGDFGADLDGLDAALLLGQAPWPDGWQVHVLAPERIGPVLSPALPQAQALAASSPAALLRQPLLHTASRPQAWPAWAQAHGVDPAALRYGTGFEHLYYLLEAALAGIGVAIAPQPLVADDLASGRLLAPWGFAGTGGQWALCAPGGREDPRIAALAAWLRLQLR; encoded by the coding sequence ATGTCCAGCCTGCGCCGCCTGCCCTCGCTGAACGCGCTGCGCGCGTTCGAGGCCGCCGCGCGCCTGCGCAGCGTCGGCGGCGCGGCGGCCGAACTGCACGTCACCCACGGCGCGGTCAGCCGCCAGATCCGGCTGCTGGAGGAGGAACTGGGGCTGGCGCTGCTGCAGCGCGAAGGCCGCGGCATCCGCCCGACCGCGGCCGGCGAACGGCTGCGCGAGGCGGCCGGCGGCGCCTTCGGCCAGTTGCAGGATGCGGTGGCGGAACTGCGCCGCCCGGCGCGCGCCAGCGCCCTGGTGCTGGGCTGCCCGGGCAGCATCCTGGCGCGCTGGATGATTCCGCGGCTGCAGGCGCTGCAGCGCGACCTGCCCGACCTGACCCTGCACCTGTCCGCGCACGAAGGCGACTTCGGCGCCGACCTGGACGGCCTGGACGCCGCGCTGCTGCTGGGCCAGGCGCCGTGGCCGGACGGTTGGCAGGTGCACGTGCTGGCGCCGGAACGGATCGGCCCGGTGCTCAGCCCTGCCCTGCCGCAGGCGCAGGCGCTGGCGGCAAGTTCGCCGGCGGCGCTGCTGCGGCAGCCGCTGCTGCACACCGCCTCGCGCCCGCAGGCATGGCCGGCCTGGGCGCAGGCGCATGGCGTGGACCCGGCCGCGCTGCGCTACGGCACCGGCTTCGAACACCTGTACTACCTGCTCGAAGCCGCGCTCGCCGGCATCGGCGTGGCGATCGCGCCGCAGCCGCTGGTCGCCGACGACCTGGCCAGCGGGCGCCTGCTGGCGCCGTGGGGGTTCGCCGGGACCGGCGGGCAATGGGCGCTGTGCGCGCCGGGCGGGCGCGAGGACCCGCGCATCGCCGCGCTGGCGGCGTGGCTGCGCCTGCAGTTGCGTTGA
- the trpA gene encoding tryptophan synthase subunit alpha encodes MRRIDDTFARLRTHSRKALIPFLTAGDPSLEATVPAMHALVEAGADVIELGVPFSDPMADGPTIQRSSERALARGAGLAYVLETVSAFRRDDAATPVVLMGYLNPVEIHGTARFADEAVAAGVDGVLLVDLPPEESAETLAIFTAAGLDLIVLASPTTSDERIGLLCDAARGYLYYVSFAGVTGADHLDTRAAGDRLRQLRARSAVPVVAGFGIKDAASAKAMAVDADGVVVGSALVAALAEAASPQAARERALAFLAPLRQALDQA; translated from the coding sequence ATGCGCCGTATCGACGACACCTTTGCCCGCCTGCGCACGCACTCGCGCAAGGCCCTGATTCCCTTCCTCACCGCCGGCGACCCGTCGCTGGAGGCCACCGTGCCGGCGATGCACGCGCTGGTCGAAGCCGGCGCCGACGTGATCGAACTCGGCGTGCCGTTCTCCGATCCGATGGCCGACGGCCCGACCATCCAGCGCAGCTCCGAGCGCGCGCTGGCGCGCGGCGCCGGCCTGGCCTACGTGCTGGAGACGGTCAGCGCGTTCCGCCGCGACGACGCGGCCACGCCGGTGGTGCTGATGGGCTACCTCAACCCGGTCGAGATCCACGGCACCGCGCGCTTCGCCGACGAAGCGGTGGCCGCCGGCGTGGACGGCGTGCTGCTGGTCGATCTGCCGCCGGAAGAGTCGGCCGAGACGTTGGCGATCTTCACCGCGGCCGGCCTGGACCTGATCGTGCTGGCCTCGCCGACCACCAGCGACGAACGCATCGGCCTGCTGTGCGATGCCGCGCGCGGCTACCTGTACTACGTCAGCTTCGCCGGCGTGACCGGCGCCGACCATCTCGACACCCGCGCCGCCGGGGACCGCCTGCGCCAGTTGCGCGCCCGTTCCGCGGTGCCGGTGGTGGCCGGGTTCGGGATCAAGGACGCCGCCAGCGCCAAGGCCATGGCGGTGGACGCCGACGGCGTGGTGGTCGGCAGCGCGCTGGTCGCGGCGCTGGCCGAGGCCGCGAGCCCGCAGGCGGCGCGCGAACGCGCGCTGGCCTTCCTCGCGCCGCTGCGGCAGGCGCTGGATCAGGCCTGA
- a CDS encoding phosphoribosylanthranilate isomerase has product MNRTLYRTRIKFCGMTRAGDIRLAGELGVDSVGFIFAHGSPRRVAPAEARAMRQAASPMVDVVALFRDNPKDEVREVLRTVRPTLLQFHGDEDDGFCRGFNLPYLKAVPMGGADVNARTLQLQYPNASGFLFDSHAPGESGGSGKTFDWTRLPTGLHRPFLLAGGVTADNVFDAIIATLPWGVDVSSGIESQPGIKDGHKMRKFVEEVRRADCHELSTGC; this is encoded by the coding sequence ATGAATCGCACCCTGTATCGCACCCGCATCAAGTTTTGTGGCATGACCCGCGCTGGCGACATCCGCCTGGCGGGCGAACTTGGTGTGGATTCGGTGGGGTTCATCTTCGCGCACGGCAGCCCGCGGCGGGTCGCCCCGGCCGAGGCCCGCGCGATGCGCCAGGCCGCCTCGCCGATGGTGGACGTGGTCGCGCTGTTCCGCGACAACCCCAAGGACGAAGTGCGCGAGGTGCTGCGCACGGTGCGGCCGACCCTGCTGCAGTTCCACGGCGACGAGGACGACGGCTTCTGCCGCGGCTTCAACCTGCCGTACCTGAAAGCGGTGCCGATGGGCGGCGCCGACGTCAACGCCCGCACCCTGCAGCTGCAGTACCCCAACGCGTCCGGCTTCCTGTTCGACAGCCATGCCCCGGGCGAGAGCGGCGGCTCGGGCAAGACCTTCGACTGGACCCGCCTGCCGACCGGCCTGCACCGGCCGTTCCTGCTCGCCGGCGGCGTCACCGCCGACAACGTGTTCGACGCGATCATCGCCACCCTGCCGTGGGGCGTGGACGTCTCCAGCGGCATCGAGAGCCAGCCGGGGATCAAGGACGGCCACAAGATGCGCAAGTTCGTCGAGGAAGTGCGCCGCGCCGACTGCCACGAGCTGTCCACCGGCTGCTGA
- a CDS encoding D-glycerate dehydrogenase, which translates to MAESRPRVWVSQPLFDDVVARLGEHCALTTTADVTRYSPAQLAAALAPLDGALVTLNERIGAAEIASAPRLRAIANVGVGYNNLDLDALSAAGIVASNTPDVLTETTADLGFALLMAAARRITESERWLREGQWRQWSFQTMLGADVHGSTLGILGMGRIGQAIARRAAGFSMRVLYHNRSRLPAEVERAHAAGYVGFDELLARADHLLLVLPYSAQSHHILDAAALAQMKPSATVVNIARGGLIDELALADALAHGRLAAAGLDVYEGEPAVRPELLALRNVVLTPHIGSASAATRRAMVALAVDNLLAALGIGADAGRPPNALNLDAIAAGNGGGIIAGKKR; encoded by the coding sequence ATGGCTGAGTCGCGGCCCCGGGTGTGGGTCAGCCAGCCGCTGTTCGACGATGTCGTCGCACGGCTCGGCGAGCATTGCGCGCTGACCACCACCGCCGACGTGACCAGGTATTCGCCAGCGCAACTGGCCGCCGCGCTGGCGCCGCTGGACGGTGCGCTGGTGACCCTCAACGAGCGCATCGGCGCGGCCGAGATCGCGAGCGCGCCGCGGCTGCGCGCCATCGCCAACGTCGGCGTCGGCTACAACAACCTGGATCTGGACGCGCTCAGCGCGGCCGGCATCGTCGCCAGCAACACCCCCGACGTGCTCACCGAGACCACCGCCGACCTCGGCTTCGCGCTGCTGATGGCCGCCGCGCGGCGCATCACCGAATCCGAGCGCTGGCTGCGCGAGGGGCAATGGCGGCAGTGGTCGTTCCAGACCATGCTCGGTGCCGACGTGCACGGCAGCACCCTGGGCATCCTCGGCATGGGCCGCATCGGCCAGGCCATCGCGCGGCGCGCCGCCGGCTTCTCGATGCGCGTGCTGTACCACAACCGCAGCCGCCTGCCGGCCGAGGTGGAGCGCGCGCACGCCGCCGGGTACGTCGGCTTCGACGAACTGCTGGCGCGCGCCGATCACCTGCTGCTGGTGCTGCCGTATTCGGCGCAGTCGCACCACATCCTGGATGCCGCCGCGCTGGCGCAGATGAAGCCGAGCGCCACGGTGGTGAACATCGCCCGCGGCGGCCTGATCGACGAACTGGCGCTGGCCGACGCGCTCGCGCACGGGCGCCTGGCCGCGGCCGGGCTGGACGTGTACGAAGGCGAGCCGGCGGTGCGCCCGGAACTGCTGGCGCTGCGCAACGTGGTGCTGACCCCGCACATCGGCAGCGCCAGCGCCGCGACCCGGCGCGCGATGGTGGCGCTGGCGGTGGACAACCTGCTCGCCGCGCTGGGCATCGGCGCAGACGCCGGGCGTCCGCCGAACGCATTGAACCTGGACGCGATCGCGGCCGGCAACGGCGGCGGCATCATCGCCGGCAAAAAACGATAG
- a CDS encoding FimV/HubP family polar landmark protein, which translates to MLLLACSQAALALGLGDIRVLSKPGEPFLAEIPVISNEPGELENARVALASPATFARVGLQRPDGLVGDLQFRFAQTNQGRAVIRVSSRMPVEVPSLSFLIEVDWGQGRLIREYSALVDAPNTAAAIDAPAIDAPAAAVPSDRIVRSEPLPAQVPAPAASTPTPPPALPAAPTAPVRSAPAPVAAAGDALAPVQRGQTLSQIAGQLARGSGHSLDQTMVALLRANPDAFIRGNVNLLKQGAVLRTPRQEELADIDAAAATAIVREQAAQWRQARAPVPQPAQAQQADAAAPTVAAKPAASAAAAAPGARLEIAPAVPAQQNKAGTKSGTGAGDEGDMVATQQLQQAREDLAARDAEVQELRSRVEQLEKLKAQQQQLIALKDSDLAAAQKRLAQAGQTQAQAQPAPAATSDGGWPLWLWGGLALLVLGVGALLLSRRRKPSPLPPLPRHGYDAAELAAAVPVVAHRDVDAPDLPPLDEHAHDVAEDDLDEERAYQDQAFERELAAHVQRPEDAADATAEPAVERPHVAAQSAFAAAPAPQAPPADPDEPWRQPPLAPASAIAPAAAERLEPTWHQEEAPAAAEPSVEPAPTYAPMGRERLELAVAYMDLGDNETARTLLTEVAAGGDPAARAEALQLLGRLG; encoded by the coding sequence GTGCTGTTGCTGGCCTGCAGCCAGGCCGCGCTGGCGCTGGGGCTGGGCGACATCCGCGTGCTGTCCAAGCCCGGCGAGCCGTTCCTGGCCGAGATCCCGGTGATTTCCAACGAGCCGGGCGAACTGGAGAACGCGCGCGTGGCGCTGGCGTCGCCGGCGACCTTCGCCCGGGTCGGGCTGCAGCGCCCGGACGGCCTGGTCGGCGACCTGCAGTTCCGCTTCGCCCAGACCAACCAGGGCCGCGCGGTGATCCGCGTCAGCAGCCGGATGCCGGTCGAGGTGCCGTCGCTGAGCTTCCTGATCGAAGTCGATTGGGGCCAGGGCCGGTTGATCCGCGAATACTCGGCGCTGGTCGACGCGCCCAACACCGCCGCGGCGATCGACGCGCCGGCGATCGATGCGCCCGCCGCCGCGGTGCCGTCCGACCGCATCGTGCGCAGCGAACCGCTGCCGGCGCAGGTGCCGGCGCCCGCCGCGAGCACGCCGACGCCGCCACCGGCGCTGCCGGCCGCACCCACGGCGCCAGTGCGCAGCGCGCCGGCACCGGTCGCCGCGGCCGGCGATGCGCTGGCGCCGGTGCAGCGCGGGCAGACCCTGTCGCAGATCGCCGGGCAACTGGCGCGCGGCAGCGGCCACTCGCTGGACCAGACCATGGTTGCGCTGCTGCGCGCCAACCCGGATGCGTTCATCCGCGGCAACGTCAACCTGCTCAAGCAGGGCGCGGTGCTGCGCACGCCGCGCCAGGAGGAACTGGCCGACATCGATGCGGCGGCCGCCACGGCCATCGTCCGCGAGCAGGCCGCACAGTGGCGCCAGGCACGCGCGCCGGTGCCGCAACCGGCGCAGGCGCAACAGGCCGACGCCGCTGCGCCGACCGTCGCGGCCAAACCGGCCGCCTCCGCGGCGGCCGCGGCGCCCGGCGCGCGCCTGGAAATCGCACCGGCGGTGCCGGCGCAGCAGAACAAGGCAGGAACCAAGTCCGGCACCGGTGCCGGCGACGAGGGAGACATGGTGGCGACTCAACAATTGCAGCAGGCGCGCGAAGACCTCGCGGCACGCGATGCCGAGGTCCAGGAACTGCGTTCGCGGGTCGAGCAGCTGGAAAAGCTCAAGGCCCAGCAGCAGCAACTGATCGCGCTGAAGGACAGCGACCTGGCCGCGGCGCAGAAGCGCCTGGCCCAGGCCGGGCAGACCCAGGCCCAGGCGCAACCGGCGCCAGCGGCAACGTCCGACGGCGGCTGGCCGCTGTGGCTGTGGGGCGGGCTGGCGCTGCTGGTGCTGGGCGTTGGCGCGCTGCTGCTGTCGCGCCGGCGCAAGCCCTCGCCGCTGCCGCCGCTGCCGCGGCATGGCTACGACGCGGCGGAACTGGCCGCGGCGGTGCCGGTGGTCGCGCATCGCGACGTGGACGCGCCGGACCTGCCGCCGCTGGACGAACACGCGCACGACGTGGCCGAAGACGACCTGGACGAGGAGCGGGCCTACCAGGACCAGGCGTTCGAGCGCGAGCTGGCCGCGCATGTGCAGCGTCCCGAGGATGCGGCGGATGCGACCGCCGAGCCGGCCGTGGAGCGTCCGCACGTCGCAGCGCAGTCCGCCTTCGCTGCCGCGCCTGCGCCGCAGGCGCCGCCGGCCGACCCCGACGAACCCTGGCGGCAACCGCCGCTGGCGCCGGCGTCCGCCATCGCGCCCGCGGCGGCGGAACGCCTCGAACCGACCTGGCACCAGGAAGAAGCGCCGGCCGCGGCCGAGCCCAGCGTCGAACCGGCGCCGACCTATGCGCCGATGGGCCGCGAACGCCTGGAGCTGGCGGTGGCCTACATGGACCTGGGCGACAACGAGACCGCGCGCACCCTGCTGACCGAAGTGGCGGCCGGCGGCGATCCGGCGGCACGCGCCGAAGCCCTGCAACTGCTGGGACGCCTGGGCTGA
- the truA gene encoding tRNA pseudouridine(38-40) synthase TruA, which yields MRYALGVEYDGSEFQGWQQLGESGGPSVQAALQAALSSVADAPVSVVCAGRTDAGVHGECQVVHFDCDAPRAPRGWMLGATARLPASVCVRWCVPAADDFHARFSARARRYRYRLLNRQVRPALYRQTLSWERRPLQAEAMHAAAQALLGEQDFSAFRSIQCQALHARRELQSIAVTRVGEVVEVQVQANAFLHHMVRNIVGSLIMVGTGDKPVSWIGELLAGRDRSVAGPTAPPQGLVFVGPLYPDIWKLPAEVTL from the coding sequence ATGCGTTACGCGCTTGGCGTGGAATACGACGGCAGCGAGTTCCAGGGCTGGCAGCAGCTCGGCGAATCGGGCGGGCCGAGCGTGCAGGCCGCGTTGCAGGCGGCGCTGTCGTCGGTGGCCGATGCGCCGGTGAGCGTGGTCTGCGCCGGGCGCACCGACGCCGGCGTGCACGGCGAATGCCAGGTCGTGCATTTCGATTGCGATGCGCCGCGCGCGCCGCGCGGCTGGATGCTCGGCGCCACCGCGCGGCTGCCGGCGTCGGTGTGCGTGCGCTGGTGCGTGCCGGCCGCGGACGATTTCCATGCGCGCTTCTCCGCGCGCGCGCGGCGCTACCGCTACCGCCTGCTCAACCGCCAGGTGCGCCCGGCGCTGTACCGGCAGACGCTGAGCTGGGAACGGCGGCCGCTGCAGGCCGAGGCGATGCATGCCGCGGCGCAGGCGCTGCTGGGCGAACAGGACTTCAGCGCGTTCCGCAGCATCCAGTGCCAGGCGCTGCACGCCCGCCGCGAACTGCAGTCGATCGCGGTGACCCGGGTCGGCGAGGTGGTCGAGGTCCAGGTCCAGGCCAATGCATTCCTTCATCACATGGTGCGCAATATCGTAGGGTCCTTAATCATGGTAGGAACGGGCGACAAGCCGGTTTCCTGGATCGGCGAACTGCTTGCAGGGCGCGACCGTAGCGTCGCAGGCCCGACCGCGCCGCCGCAGGGATTGGTCTTCGTCGGTCCCCTCTATCCCGACATCTGGAAGTTACCGGCCGAGGTCACCCTATGA